The segment AAGCGCCCTCGCGCCAGACCATCTGCGACGCGCTGACCGGCAACCTGTGCCGCTGCACCGGCTACCGCCCGATCATCGACGCCGGCGAGCGCATGATGGCCCTGCCCGCCCCTACGGCGGACAAGCTCAACCCCAAGCAGATCGCCGACACCCTGCGCAACCTCAAGCGCGGCGAGACCTTCCGCTACCGCGCCCAGGGCCAGGAGTTCTTTGCCCCGCGCAGCGCGGCCGAGTTCGGCGCGATCAAGGCGGCACAGCCCGATATCCGCATCCTGGCCGGCAGCACCGACGTGGGCCTGTGGGTCACCAAGCAGTTCCGCGAGCTGGGCAACCTGCTCTACGTGGGCCAGGTGGAAGACCTGAACCACATTGAGGAACGCGACGGCATGGTCGAGATCGGCGCCGCCGTGACGCTGGAAAAGGCCTACGCCGCACTCAACGCCGCACACCCCGAGCTGGAAGAGATGTGGAAGCGCTTTGCCTCGCTGCCGATCCGCAATGCCGGCACGCTGGGCGGCAATATCGCCAACGGTTCGCCCATCGGCGACTCGATGCCGGCGCTGATCGCGCTGGGCACGGAAGTGGTGCTGCAGCACGGCGAGACGCGCCGCACGCTGCCGCTGGAAGACCTGTACCTGGCCTACCAGAAGACCGCGATGCAGCCGGGCGAATTCGTCGCCGCGCTGCGCGTGCCGGTGGCCGGCCCGCAGCACTTCCGCACCTACAAGCTGTCCAAACGCTTTGATGAGGATATTTCCGCCGTGTGTGCCGCATTCGGCATCACCGTGCAGGACGGCCTCGTCACGCAGGCGCGCATCGCCTTCGGCGGCATGGCCGCCACGCCCAAGCGCGCCGCCGCCACCGAGGCGGCCCTGACCGGCCAGCCGTGGGATGAAGCCACCGCCCGCGCCGGCATGGCCGCGCTGGCGCAGGACTACACGCCGCTGTCCGACATGCGCGCGACCGCGTCTTACCGCAGCCGCGGTGCCGCCAACCTGCTGTACCGCTTCTGGCTGGAGACCCGCGCCGAAGCGCTGTCCGCGGCAGCCGTCAACGTCCGCGCCATCGGCGCCGGCGCCACTGAAACCGCCACGGCCTGAGCCAGAGAAAAAGGAAAGCATCGGCATGAACAAGCAAACCGAACCCTTCCTGCTCGACGCCACCGCCGAACAGGTCTCGCAGGTCGGCATCTCGCGTCCGCATGAATCCGCCCACCTGCACGTGGCCGGCACCGCCACCTACACGGACGACATCCCCGAGCTGGCCGGCACGCTGCACGCCGCGCTCGGCATGAGTACCCGCGCGCACGCCCGCATCAAGTCGATCTCGCTCGACAAGGTGCGCGCCGCGCCCGGCGTGGTCGACGTGCTGACGGTGGACGACATCCCCGGCACCAACGACTGCGGCCCGATCATCCACGACGACCCGATCCTGGCGCGCGACGTGGTCCAGTTCATCGGCCAGCCGGTCTTTATCGTGGTGGCGACCTCGCATGACGCCGCGCGCCGCGCCGCCCGCCTGGGCACCATCGACTACGAAGACCTGCCCCCGGTGCTGTCGCCGCAAGCCGCGCACGAGGCCGGCAGCTATGTGCTGCCGCCGATGCACCTGACGCGCGGCGAGCCCGCTGCGCGCATCGCAAGCGCGGCCCACCAGGACAGCGGCAAGATCCACCTGGGCGGCCAGGAGCAGTTCTACCTGGAAGGCCAGATCTCGTACGCCGCGCCGCGCGAGAACGACGGCATGCAAGTGTGGTGCTCGACCCAGCACCCGACCGAAATGCAGCACGCGGTGTGCCATATGCTCGGCTGGCAGGCGCACCAGGTGCTGGTCGAATGCCGCCGCATGGGCGGCGGCTTCGGCGGCAAGGAGTCGCAGTCGGCGCTGTTCGCCTGCTGCGCCGCGCTGGCCGCCTGGAAGCTGATGTGCCCGGTCAAGCTGCGCCCGGACCGCGACGACGACATGATGATCACCGGCAAGCGCCATGACTTCGTGTTCGACTACACCGTGGGCCACGACGATGAAGGCCATATCGAGGGCGTCAAGGTCGAGATGGTGTCGCGCGCCGGCTTCTCGGCCGACCTGTCGGGCCCGGTGATGACCCGCGCCATCTGCCACTTCGACAATGCCTACTGGCTGCCGAACGTGCAGATCGACGGCTACTGCGGCAAGACCAACACGCAGAGCAATACCGCCTTCCGCGGTTTCGGCGGCCCGCAGGGCGCGTTCGCGGTCGAGTACATCCTGGACAATGTCGCCCGCACGGTCGGCAAGGATTCGCTGGACGTGCGCCGCGCCAACTTCTACGGCAAGACCGAGCACAACGTCACGCCCTACGGCCAGACCGTGGAAGACAACGTCATCCACGAGCTGATCGACGAACTGGTGGCCAGCAGCGAATACCGCGCCCGCCGCGAGGCCACGCGCGCGTTCAACGCCACCAGCCCGGTGCTGAAGAAGGGCATCGCCATCACCCCGGTGAAGTTCGGCATCTCGTTCAACGTGGCCCACTTCAACCAGGCCGGCGCGCTGGTGCACGTCTACAACGACGGCTCGGTGCTGGTGAACCACGGCGGCACCGAGATGGGCCAGGGCCTGAACACCAAGGTGGCGATGGTGGTGGCGCATGAGCTCGGCATCCGCATGGAACGCGTGCGCGTGACCGCGACCGATACCAGCAAGGTGGCCAATACCTCGGCCACCGCAG is part of the Cupriavidus necator genome and harbors:
- the xdhA gene encoding xanthine dehydrogenase small subunit, producing the protein METQTIRFFHRGQVKEVSDAPITRTVLQYLREDARCTGTKEGCAEGDCGACTVVVGELQDGGDVEFKAVNACIQFLPTLDGKALITVEDLRQADGNLHPVQEAMVECHGSQCGFCTPGFVMSLWALYQQHTPGGEAPSRQTICDALTGNLCRCTGYRPIIDAGERMMALPAPTADKLNPKQIADTLRNLKRGETFRYRAQGQEFFAPRSAAEFGAIKAAQPDIRILAGSTDVGLWVTKQFRELGNLLYVGQVEDLNHIEERDGMVEIGAAVTLEKAYAALNAAHPELEEMWKRFASLPIRNAGTLGGNIANGSPIGDSMPALIALGTEVVLQHGETRRTLPLEDLYLAYQKTAMQPGEFVAALRVPVAGPQHFRTYKLSKRFDEDISAVCAAFGITVQDGLVTQARIAFGGMAATPKRAAATEAALTGQPWDEATARAGMAALAQDYTPLSDMRATASYRSRGAANLLYRFWLETRAEALSAAAVNVRAIGAGATETATA
- the xdhB gene encoding xanthine dehydrogenase molybdopterin binding subunit; this encodes MNKQTEPFLLDATAEQVSQVGISRPHESAHLHVAGTATYTDDIPELAGTLHAALGMSTRAHARIKSISLDKVRAAPGVVDVLTVDDIPGTNDCGPIIHDDPILARDVVQFIGQPVFIVVATSHDAARRAARLGTIDYEDLPPVLSPQAAHEAGSYVLPPMHLTRGEPAARIASAAHQDSGKIHLGGQEQFYLEGQISYAAPRENDGMQVWCSTQHPTEMQHAVCHMLGWQAHQVLVECRRMGGGFGGKESQSALFACCAALAAWKLMCPVKLRPDRDDDMMITGKRHDFVFDYTVGHDDEGHIEGVKVEMVSRAGFSADLSGPVMTRAICHFDNAYWLPNVQIDGYCGKTNTQSNTAFRGFGGPQGAFAVEYILDNVARTVGKDSLDVRRANFYGKTEHNVTPYGQTVEDNVIHELIDELVASSEYRARREATRAFNATSPVLKKGIAITPVKFGISFNVAHFNQAGALVHVYNDGSVLVNHGGTEMGQGLNTKVAMVVAHELGIRMERVRVTATDTSKVANTSATAASTGADLNGKAAQDAARQIRERLAVFAARKAGVEPSEVRFNDDLVSAGELRVSFGELAREAYVARVQLWSDGFYTTPKLHWDQSKLQGRPFYYFAYGAACSEVLVDTLTGEWKLLRADALHDAGRSLNPAIDIGQVEGAFIQGMGWLTTEELWWNKDGKLMTHAPSTYKIPTVNDCPEEFNVRLFQNRNVEDSIHRSKAVGEPPLLLPFSVFFAIRDAVAAVGDYRINPPLKAPATSEAILDAVDAVREAAAQPA